Proteins from a single region of Tistrella bauzanensis:
- a CDS encoding TetR/AcrR family transcriptional regulator translates to MQIEIPTSPWKPAAERQRDRDAKRDAVLRTAARLFVENGFHRTKMADVAEHLHITKPALYHYFRNKEDILYACYMLGSEMIESLLAEVELNNSTGLDRAVAFLKAYTLNMTTDFGMCLVTVDDRDLAPDSRRKVRTWKRSIDSRLRSCIAEGISDGSVRPVDPRIAAFLLAGSVNWVGQWFRESGPSSAKDIADAMADMARQALTARG, encoded by the coding sequence GTGCAGATCGAGATTCCGACCTCGCCCTGGAAGCCCGCCGCCGAACGCCAGCGCGACCGCGATGCCAAGCGCGACGCGGTGCTGCGGACGGCGGCGCGGCTGTTCGTCGAAAACGGCTTCCATCGGACCAAGATGGCGGATGTGGCGGAGCACCTGCACATCACCAAGCCTGCGCTCTATCACTATTTCCGCAACAAGGAAGACATCCTCTATGCCTGCTACATGCTGGGCAGCGAGATGATCGAGAGCCTGCTGGCCGAGGTGGAACTGAACAACAGCACCGGGCTCGACCGGGCGGTGGCGTTCCTGAAGGCCTATACGCTGAACATGACCACCGATTTCGGCATGTGCCTGGTGACGGTCGATGATCGCGATCTGGCGCCCGACAGCCGGCGCAAGGTGCGGACCTGGAAGCGGTCGATCGACAGCCGCCTGCGCAGCTGCATCGCCGAGGGGATCAGCGACGGCTCGGTGCGGCCGGTCGATCCGCGGATCGCCGCCTTTTTGCTGGCGGGCTCGGTCAACTGGGTCGGGCAATGGTTCAGGGAAAGCGGGCCATCTTCGGCCAAGGATATTGCCGATGCCATGGCAGACATGGCCCGGCAGGCACTGACGGCGCGGGGTTGA
- a CDS encoding lipid-transfer protein, with protein MVESVRIAGVGMIPFKKPGTSAPYRDMGAEAARLALADAGIDYAEVQQAYVGYVYGDSTCGQAALYEVGMTGIPVVNVNNNCSTGSSALFLARQAVASGMADCVLALGFEQMVPGALADVYRDRPSPLEKFIDVAAEVDPTADAPMAIRLFGGAGKEYQEKYGASNEAFAMIAVKARRHAEHNERAIFRTPTSVEEVLASKHMYGPLTRLQCCPPTCGAGAALVVSEAFARKHGLNDAIRMRAQAMTTDYTSSFDEKSMMKAVGFDMARAAADAVYEAAGVDPMDVGVVEMHDCFTANELISYEALRLTPEGTAEKFIMDGDNTYGGRVVTNPSGGLISKGHPLGATGLAQCAELVWQLRGQAGPRQVEGVKLALQHNLGLGGACVISLYERA; from the coding sequence ATGGTCGAGAGCGTGAGAATCGCGGGCGTCGGCATGATCCCGTTCAAGAAGCCGGGCACCAGCGCACCGTATCGTGACATGGGCGCCGAGGCGGCGCGGCTTGCGCTCGCGGATGCCGGCATCGATTATGCCGAGGTTCAGCAGGCCTATGTCGGGTATGTCTATGGCGACAGCACCTGTGGTCAGGCGGCCCTGTATGAAGTTGGGATGACCGGCATTCCGGTGGTCAACGTCAACAACAACTGCTCGACCGGCTCGTCGGCGCTGTTTCTGGCCCGCCAGGCGGTGGCATCGGGCATGGCCGACTGCGTGCTGGCGCTGGGCTTCGAGCAGATGGTGCCGGGCGCGCTCGCCGACGTCTATCGGGACCGGCCGAGCCCGCTTGAGAAGTTCATCGACGTCGCGGCCGAGGTCGACCCGACTGCGGACGCGCCGATGGCGATCCGCCTGTTCGGTGGCGCCGGCAAGGAATATCAGGAGAAGTACGGCGCCAGCAACGAGGCCTTCGCGATGATCGCGGTCAAGGCCCGCCGCCATGCCGAGCACAATGAACGGGCGATCTTCCGCACCCCGACCTCCGTCGAGGAGGTGCTTGCCTCGAAGCACATGTATGGCCCGCTGACCCGCCTGCAGTGCTGCCCGCCGACCTGCGGCGCCGGCGCGGCACTGGTGGTGTCGGAAGCCTTCGCCCGCAAGCATGGCCTGAACGATGCCATCCGCATGCGCGCCCAGGCGATGACCACCGATTACACGTCCAGCTTCGACGAGAAGAGCATGATGAAGGCGGTGGGCTTCGACATGGCCCGCGCCGCCGCCGATGCGGTCTATGAAGCGGCCGGTGTCGACCCGATGGATGTCGGCGTGGTCGAGATGCATGACTGCTTCACCGCCAACGAGCTGATCTCGTATGAGGCACTGCGCCTGACGCCTGAAGGCACGGCCGAGAAGTTCATCATGGATGGCGACAACACCTATGGCGGGCGTGTGGTCACCAACCCATCGGGCGGGCTGATCTCGAAGGGGCATCCGCTGGGTGCCACCGGTCTGGCGCAGTGTGCGGAACTGGTCTGGCAGCTGCGCGGCCAGGCCGGCCCCCGTCAGGTCGAGGGCGTGAAGCTGGCGCTTCAGCACAATCTGGGCCTTGGCGGCGCCTGCGTGATTTCGCTCTACGAGCGCGCCTGA
- a CDS encoding SDR family NAD(P)-dependent oxidoreductase yields MGKLDGKVALVSGSGRGIGRSIALKLASEGARVVINDLDEAPAEAVAAEIRDMGGEALVCAGSVTAEDFGTRFVNTAVDGFGGLDIIVNNAGYTWDSTIQKMGDDQFQAMIDVHLTAPFRILRAASEPIRIFSKREAQEGREVFRKVVNISSIAGLYGNAGQVSYSSAKAALVGMTRTLCKEWGRYKVNVNCVAFGLIATRLTQAIDKEQATIDVEGRAIKVGIQPQLLETMGHIIPLGRPGKPEEAAGAVYMFCAPESDYVSGQVLVCGGGLLL; encoded by the coding sequence ATGGGCAAGCTCGACGGCAAGGTCGCGCTGGTATCGGGATCGGGACGCGGCATCGGCCGGTCGATCGCACTCAAGCTTGCGAGCGAGGGTGCGCGGGTGGTGATCAACGACCTGGACGAGGCACCGGCCGAAGCGGTTGCGGCCGAGATCCGCGACATGGGCGGCGAGGCGCTGGTCTGCGCCGGCAGCGTGACCGCGGAGGATTTCGGCACGCGGTTCGTGAACACGGCGGTCGACGGGTTCGGCGGCCTGGACATCATCGTCAACAACGCCGGCTACACCTGGGATTCGACCATCCAGAAGATGGGCGACGACCAGTTCCAGGCGATGATCGACGTTCATCTGACGGCGCCGTTCCGGATTCTGCGCGCCGCTTCGGAACCGATTCGGATCTTTTCCAAGCGCGAGGCACAGGAGGGCCGCGAGGTCTTCCGCAAGGTGGTCAACATCTCGTCGATCGCCGGCCTGTATGGTAATGCCGGCCAGGTCAGCTATTCCTCGGCCAAGGCGGCGCTGGTTGGCATGACCCGCACCCTGTGCAAGGAATGGGGCCGCTACAAGGTCAATGTGAACTGCGTGGCCTTCGGCCTGATCGCCACTCGCCTGACCCAGGCGATCGACAAGGAACAGGCGACGATCGACGTCGAGGGTCGCGCGATCAAGGTCGGCATCCAGCCGCAATTGCTGGAGACCATGGGCCACATCATCCCGCTGGGCCGTCCGGGCAAGCCGGAAGAGGCGGCGGGGGCGGTGTATATGTTCTGTGCGCCTGAAAGCGACTATGTCAGTGGTCAGGTTCTGGTCTGTGGTGGCGGTCTGCTGCTCTGA
- a CDS encoding acyl-CoA dehydrogenase family protein → MNTQSPWMTAEYEGLRDQFRRFLDSELKPHAARWRDQRMVDRSAWAAIAGMGALCPAVPEEFGGSGADIYQEILLLDEMCRRVPEVASGYSVHSGIVGHYVLNYGTEDQKRRWLPKLCSGEWVGAIAMTEPGGGSDLQALITRGRRDGDDYVIDGQKTYITNGIAADLVLTAVRVDGTPGAKGISLIGVETGASEGFRRGRSLEKIGLHASDTAELFYDGARAPVANLLGGVEGQGFYQMMEQLPRERLLLAVSAVAAMEHAIDITTAWVRDRRAFGKTLFDFQTISFRLAELATEARIGRVFLDDCIVKLAESRLDTVTASMAKWWCSEHQVQTIDACLQMWGGLGYMAESEIGRMYMDARIQKIYGGPNEIMKLLITRAL, encoded by the coding sequence CTGAACACGCAATCACCCTGGATGACAGCCGAATATGAGGGGCTGCGCGACCAGTTCCGACGGTTTCTGGACAGCGAGTTGAAACCCCATGCGGCCCGCTGGCGAGACCAGCGCATGGTGGACCGGTCGGCCTGGGCGGCGATTGCCGGCATGGGCGCGCTGTGCCCGGCCGTGCCCGAGGAATTCGGCGGCAGCGGCGCCGATATCTATCAGGAAATCCTGCTGCTGGACGAGATGTGCCGGCGGGTGCCGGAAGTGGCCAGCGGCTATAGCGTCCATAGCGGCATTGTCGGCCATTATGTGTTGAACTATGGCACGGAAGACCAGAAGCGCCGCTGGCTGCCCAAACTGTGTTCCGGCGAATGGGTCGGCGCCATCGCGATGACCGAGCCTGGCGGCGGATCTGACCTTCAGGCGCTGATCACCCGCGGCCGGCGTGATGGCGATGATTATGTCATCGACGGCCAGAAGACCTATATCACCAACGGCATCGCCGCCGATCTGGTGCTGACGGCGGTGCGGGTCGATGGCACGCCCGGTGCCAAGGGTATTTCGCTGATCGGCGTGGAAACCGGCGCCTCCGAGGGCTTCCGGCGTGGCCGGTCGCTTGAGAAGATCGGCCTGCACGCTTCGGATACGGCCGAGCTGTTCTATGACGGCGCCCGTGCGCCGGTCGCCAATCTGCTGGGCGGGGTCGAAGGGCAGGGCTTCTATCAGATGATGGAGCAACTGCCGCGCGAACGCCTGCTGCTGGCGGTGAGCGCGGTTGCGGCCATGGAACATGCGATCGACATCACCACGGCCTGGGTGCGTGACCGGCGCGCCTTCGGCAAGACGCTGTTCGATTTCCAGACCATCTCATTCCGTCTGGCCGAACTGGCGACAGAGGCCCGGATCGGGCGGGTGTTCCTGGATGACTGCATCGTCAAGCTGGCCGAGAGCCGCCTGGATACGGTGACGGCGTCGATGGCCAAGTGGTGGTGCAGCGAACATCAGGTTCAGACCATCGATGCCTGCCTGCAGATGTGGGGCGGGCTTGGCTATATGGCGGAAAGCGAGATCGGCCGCATGTACATGGATGCCCGGATCCAGAAGATCTATGGCGGGCCGAACGAGATCATGAAGCTGCTGATCACCCGCGCTTTGTGA
- a CDS encoding peroxidase-related enzyme (This protein belongs to a clade of uncharacterized proteins related to peroxidases such as the alkylhydroperoxidase AhpD.) has product MALPIPDEAGNDDDIQAYYAKCREKLGMVPNVLQAYTLRPEKFRTFSRFYNELMLGDSGLSKLEREMVAVVVSSYNRCYYCLVAHGQAVRALSGDPKLGEALVMNYRVAPLTMRQRAMLDFAWKVTGTPNLVDEADRARLREAGFSTEDIFDLANVIGFYNMSNRVASAIEMMPNDEYHDMNR; this is encoded by the coding sequence ATGGCGCTGCCCATTCCCGACGAGGCCGGGAATGACGACGATATCCAGGCCTATTACGCCAAATGCCGCGAGAAGCTGGGCATGGTGCCGAACGTGCTGCAGGCATACACGCTGCGGCCCGAAAAGTTCCGCACCTTCAGCCGCTTCTATAACGAATTGATGCTGGGCGACAGCGGCCTCAGCAAGCTGGAACGCGAAATGGTCGCGGTCGTCGTCTCGTCCTATAACCGCTGCTATTACTGCCTGGTTGCCCACGGTCAGGCGGTGCGCGCGCTTTCAGGCGACCCGAAGCTGGGCGAGGCCCTGGTGATGAATTATCGCGTGGCTCCCCTGACCATGCGCCAGCGCGCCATGCTGGATTTCGCCTGGAAGGTCACCGGCACGCCAAATCTGGTCGACGAGGCCGACCGCGCCCGGCTGCGCGAGGCGGGCTTCTCAACCGAAGACATCTTCGATCTGGCCAATGTGATCGGCTTCTACAACATGTCGAACCGGGTCGCGAGCGCGATCGAGATGATGCCGAATGATGAGTATCACGATATGAACCGATGA
- the aroC gene encoding chorismate synthase, which produces MAGNSFGALFRFTSWGESHGPAIGCVVDGVPPRLALTEADIQPYLDQRRPGQSRYTTQRREPDQVEILSGTFEGQTTGTPVSLLIRNTDQRSKDYGDIKDKFRPGHADFTYQAKYGIRDYRGGGRSSARETAVRVAAGAVARKVLGSGITIRGALVEMGGIAVDRDAWDWAECGRNDFFCPDAGAAARWADYLDGLRKTGDSCGAIIEVVAEGVPVGLGDPLYDKLDADLAKAMMSINAVKAVEIGDGFETARLTGSQNADEMRMASGRPSFLGNRAGGILGGIANGEPVVVRFAVKPTSSILTPRLSVTRDGEDTEVVTKGRHDPCVGIRAVPVGEAMMAVVLADHLLRHRGQCGG; this is translated from the coding sequence ATGGCGGGTAACAGTTTCGGTGCGCTTTTCCGCTTCACCAGCTGGGGAGAAAGCCACGGACCCGCGATCGGCTGCGTCGTCGACGGTGTGCCGCCGCGTCTGGCGCTGACCGAGGCCGATATTCAGCCCTATCTGGACCAGCGCCGCCCCGGCCAGTCGCGCTATACCACCCAGCGCCGCGAGCCTGATCAGGTAGAGATCCTGTCGGGCACGTTCGAAGGCCAGACCACCGGCACGCCGGTCAGCCTGCTGATCCGCAACACCGATCAGCGGTCCAAGGATTACGGCGACATCAAGGACAAGTTCCGTCCGGGTCACGCCGATTTCACCTATCAGGCCAAATACGGCATCCGCGACTATCGCGGTGGCGGCCGGTCCAGCGCCCGGGAAACCGCGGTGCGGGTGGCGGCGGGCGCCGTGGCCCGCAAGGTGCTGGGCAGCGGTATCACGATCCGCGGCGCGCTGGTCGAAATGGGCGGTATCGCCGTGGACCGTGACGCCTGGGACTGGGCGGAATGCGGCCGCAATGACTTCTTCTGCCCCGATGCCGGCGCCGCCGCGCGCTGGGCCGACTATCTCGACGGTCTGCGTAAGACCGGCGACAGTTGCGGCGCGATCATAGAGGTCGTGGCCGAAGGCGTGCCGGTGGGGCTTGGCGATCCGCTCTACGACAAGCTGGATGCCGATCTGGCCAAGGCGATGATGAGCATCAACGCGGTCAAGGCGGTCGAGATCGGCGACGGCTTCGAAACCGCCCGGCTGACCGGTTCCCAGAACGCCGACGAAATGCGCATGGCCAGCGGGCGCCCGAGCTTTCTGGGCAACCGGGCCGGCGGTATTCTGGGCGGCATCGCCAATGGCGAGCCGGTTGTGGTGCGGTTCGCGGTGAAGCCGACCAGTTCGATCCTCACGCCCCGATTGAGCGTTACGCGCGATGGCGAGGACACCGAGGTGGTGACCAAGGGCCGCCACGACCCCTGCGTCGGCATCCGCGCCGTGCCGGTGGGCGAAGCCATGATGGCCGTTGTTCTGGCCGATCATCTGCTGCGCCATCGCGGCCAATGCGGCGGTTGA
- a CDS encoding MaoC/PaaZ C-terminal domain-containing protein, which yields MTADAIHVTVEMPPITRTQLALYGGASGDHNPIHIDIDFAKKAGFPDVFAHGMLVMGLAGRVVTQAVPLARLKSYAVRFAAITQVHDRLTVEAREVGTVEGGTDRRLEVIVRDQNGQVKVQGEAVMSAD from the coding sequence ATGACCGCTGATGCCATTCATGTGACGGTGGAGATGCCGCCGATCACCCGCACCCAGCTGGCGCTGTATGGCGGTGCATCGGGCGACCACAACCCGATCCATATCGACATCGACTTCGCGAAGAAGGCCGGTTTCCCCGACGTCTTCGCCCACGGAATGCTGGTGATGGGCCTGGCCGGCCGGGTGGTGACGCAGGCCGTGCCGCTGGCGCGGCTGAAATCCTATGCGGTGCGCTTCGCCGCCATCACCCAGGTTCACGACCGGCTGACGGTCGAGGCCAGAGAGGTGGGCACGGTTGAGGGCGGCACCGACCGGCGCCTGGAGGTGATCGTCCGCGACCAGAACGGTCAGGTGAAGGTCCAGGGCGAGGCGGTGATGTCCGCCGACTGA
- the fabI gene encoding enoyl-ACP reductase FabI: MIVQSNVMAGKRGLIVGVANDRSIAWGIAKAVTQNGAEVALTYQGEALERRVRPLAQEAGATIVAPCDVTDEASLKALFEEIGDKWGKLDFLVHAVAYSDKTQLRGKFVDTTLDNFLRTMQISAFSLVQMAQYARPLMTGGGSILTLSYIGAEKVIPHYNVMGVAKAALEASVRYLAADLGTENIRVNAISASPIKTLAASGIGDLRYIIRWNELNSPLRRTVTIDEVGNASVMLLSDLGTGVTGEILHVDAGYHVIGMKAEDAPDIDLSE, from the coding sequence ATGATCGTTCAATCGAACGTGATGGCCGGCAAGCGTGGTCTGATCGTCGGCGTCGCAAACGATCGCTCGATTGCCTGGGGCATCGCCAAGGCGGTGACGCAGAACGGCGCCGAAGTGGCGTTGACCTATCAGGGTGAGGCGCTGGAACGCCGCGTCCGGCCGCTGGCGCAGGAAGCCGGCGCCACGATCGTGGCACCCTGCGACGTGACCGACGAAGCCAGCCTGAAGGCTCTCTTCGAAGAAATCGGCGACAAATGGGGAAAGCTCGATTTCCTCGTCCACGCCGTTGCGTATTCCGACAAGACCCAGTTGCGCGGCAAGTTCGTCGACACCACGCTCGACAATTTCCTGCGCACCATGCAGATCTCGGCCTTCTCGCTGGTGCAGATGGCCCAGTATGCCCGCCCGCTGATGACGGGGGGCGGCAGCATCCTGACGCTGTCCTATATCGGTGCTGAAAAGGTCATCCCCCACTACAACGTGATGGGCGTGGCCAAGGCGGCGCTTGAGGCCAGCGTGCGTTACCTGGCGGCCGATCTCGGCACCGAGAACATCCGGGTCAACGCGATCTCTGCCAGCCCGATCAAGACGCTGGCGGCATCGGGTATCGGCGATCTGCGTTATATCATCCGCTGGAACGAGCTGAATTCGCCCCTGCGCCGCACCGTCACCATCGACGAGGTCGGCAATGCCTCGGTCATGCTGCTGTCCGATCTGGGCACGGGCGTGACCGGCGAGATCCTGCATGTCGACGCCGGCTATCATGTCATCGGTATGAAGGCGGAAGACGCGCCGGATATCGATCTGTCCGAGTGA
- a CDS encoding PhzF family phenazine biosynthesis protein translates to MFHLDAFADRLFAGNPAAVCLLNAWLPVPVMQSIAAENRLSETAFVMRDTPVAGDPAGAGPYQLRWFTPTTEMPMCGHATLAAAHVILTRLEPGADQVMFKTKGGPLRVQRRPAPVRCDGTVSSSGQYLRLDLPHEPLTPRHPDSDEAARLSAALGGLTPARILAGSHDWYVLADSAEAVANCRPDPVALAALPPRAVAIASLAHGAGVAQGADYVCRFFAPRLGVDEDPVTGIAHAGIAPLIADALGRNRVEGLQLSARRGRVWAEPTPGHVSLTGRVIEYSEGTIALSIADITAAASHLTAVA, encoded by the coding sequence ATGTTCCACCTTGATGCCTTCGCCGACCGGCTGTTCGCCGGCAATCCGGCCGCTGTCTGCCTGCTCAACGCCTGGCTGCCGGTTCCCGTCATGCAATCGATCGCCGCCGAAAACCGGTTATCGGAAACCGCGTTCGTCATGCGCGACACGCCTGTCGCAGGCGACCCTGCCGGTGCCGGTCCCTATCAACTGCGCTGGTTCACGCCCACCACCGAAATGCCGATGTGCGGACACGCCACCCTGGCGGCCGCGCATGTCATCCTGACCCGCCTGGAACCGGGCGCCGATCAGGTGATGTTCAAGACCAAGGGCGGCCCATTGAGGGTGCAGCGACGGCCGGCACCGGTGCGCTGCGATGGCACGGTCAGCAGCAGCGGCCAGTACCTGCGCCTGGATCTGCCGCATGAGCCCCTGACACCCCGGCATCCGGACAGCGACGAGGCAGCCCGGCTCAGCGCAGCGCTCGGCGGGTTGACGCCCGCGCGCATCCTGGCCGGCAGCCATGACTGGTATGTTCTGGCCGACAGCGCCGAGGCCGTGGCCAATTGCCGGCCCGATCCGGTGGCCCTGGCGGCGCTGCCGCCGCGGGCGGTCGCCATCGCCAGCCTGGCCCATGGTGCCGGGGTGGCTCAAGGGGCCGATTATGTCTGCCGATTCTTTGCGCCACGGCTGGGTGTCGACGAGGATCCGGTCACCGGTATCGCCCATGCCGGCATTGCGCCGCTGATCGCCGATGCTCTGGGCCGCAACCGGGTTGAGGGGCTGCAGCTCTCGGCGCGGCGCGGTCGCGTCTGGGCCGAGCCGACCCCCGGCCATGTCAGCCTGACCGGCCGGGTGATCGAGTATTCCGAGGGCACGATCGCCCTGTCGATCGCCGATATCACGGCCGCCGCAAGTCATCTGACGGCGGTCGCCTGA
- a CDS encoding acyl-CoA synthetase gives MGLTSGLRRAVVVARDRTSTICADRRRSWGETAERVARMAGAFRALGIEDGDRVALLTLNSDIYFEAYLAAPWAGAVIVPLNIRWSRQENADAVEDCGASLLIVDDAFAEMGRSIAAASGAQLALIYAGSGAAPEDMPAMEDLIRNHEPVADADRGGDDLFGIFYTGGTTGRSKGVMLSHDNIIANSLHALAEGLFPNDTVYLHAAPMFHLADGAATFSLLLKGETHVVVPSFTPEGVMKVIQDHRVTSVLLVPTMIQMLVDHPAIGNYDLSSLKRIIYGAAPITEAVLDRASAKLPGVEFMQAYGMTELSPIATLLHPQDHIGDARAKGRHRSAGRPVIGCEVRIVDADGRPVPEGTVGEVAVRGANVMQGYWNRPEETEKAIVDGWMHTGDGARMDADGYIYIVDRMKDMIISGGENVYSVEVENIVARHPAVAQCAVIGIPDPHWGELVHAVVVPHADARPTALEIINFCKQYIAGYKCPRSVEIRDEPLPMSGAGKIMKRDLRQPYWTKTDRRVN, from the coding sequence ATGGGACTGACGTCGGGCTTGAGAAGAGCGGTCGTGGTTGCGCGCGACCGGACATCGACGATCTGCGCCGACAGGCGGCGCAGCTGGGGGGAAACCGCTGAGCGCGTCGCCCGCATGGCCGGCGCCTTCCGCGCGCTGGGGATCGAGGACGGCGACCGGGTCGCCCTGCTGACCCTGAATTCGGACATCTATTTCGAGGCCTATCTCGCGGCGCCCTGGGCAGGTGCAGTGATCGTGCCTCTGAACATCCGCTGGAGCCGGCAGGAGAACGCCGACGCGGTCGAGGATTGCGGCGCCAGTCTGCTGATCGTCGACGATGCCTTTGCCGAGATGGGCCGGTCGATCGCCGCCGCCTCGGGCGCACAGCTAGCGTTGATCTATGCCGGCAGCGGCGCGGCGCCTGAAGACATGCCCGCTATGGAAGACCTGATCCGCAACCACGAGCCGGTCGCCGACGCCGACCGTGGCGGCGATGATCTGTTCGGCATCTTCTATACCGGCGGCACCACCGGCCGGTCCAAGGGCGTGATGCTGTCGCACGACAACATCATCGCCAACAGCCTGCATGCCCTGGCCGAGGGCCTGTTCCCCAACGACACGGTGTATCTGCACGCGGCGCCGATGTTCCATCTGGCCGATGGTGCTGCGACCTTTTCGCTGCTGCTGAAGGGGGAAACCCATGTGGTGGTGCCATCCTTCACGCCCGAAGGGGTGATGAAGGTGATCCAGGACCATCGGGTCACCTCGGTGCTGCTGGTGCCGACCATGATCCAGATGCTGGTCGATCATCCGGCGATCGGCAATTACGACCTGTCATCGCTGAAACGGATCATCTATGGCGCGGCCCCGATCACCGAAGCCGTGCTGGACCGGGCCTCGGCAAAGCTGCCGGGCGTCGAGTTCATGCAGGCCTATGGCATGACCGAACTGTCGCCGATCGCGACCCTGCTGCATCCGCAGGATCATATCGGCGACGCCCGCGCCAAGGGCCGTCACCGGTCGGCCGGGCGGCCGGTGATCGGCTGCGAGGTGCGCATCGTCGATGCCGATGGCCGCCCGGTGCCCGAAGGCACGGTCGGTGAAGTTGCGGTGCGTGGCGCCAATGTGATGCAGGGCTATTGGAACCGGCCGGAGGAAACCGAAAAGGCCATCGTCGATGGCTGGATGCACACCGGCGACGGTGCCCGGATGGATGCCGACGGCTATATCTATATCGTCGACCGAATGAAGGACATGATCATCTCGGGCGGCGAGAACGTCTATTCGGTGGAGGTCGAGAACATCGTCGCCCGCCATCCGGCTGTCGCGCAATGCGCCGTGATCGGCATCCCTGATCCCCATTGGGGGGAACTGGTCCACGCGGTCGTCGTGCCTCACGCCGATGCCCGTCCGACCGCGCTGGAGATCATCAACTTCTGTAAACAATATATCGCTGGCTACAAATGCCCGCGCAGCGTGGAGATCCGCGACGAGCCGCTGCCGATGTCGGGCGCCGGCAAGATCATGAAGCGCGATCTGCGCCAGCCCTATTGGACCAAGACCGATCGTCGGGTGAACTGA
- a CDS encoding MaoC family dehydratase N-terminal domain-containing protein, whose product MLDRAAIGRVLPPVTATVERGRLRFFLNAIGETNPIHHDAAAARAAGYRDCPIPPTYLFCLRMLDAPDPYTLIDDLGIDLGTVLHGEQGFTYHQPVVAGDEIRFIARIADIFDRKGGALEFLVEEIRVERVSDGAHMADIRQVTVIRNPIPGGAA is encoded by the coding sequence ATGCTCGACAGAGCGGCGATCGGGCGGGTTCTCCCGCCCGTCACCGCGACGGTTGAACGCGGCCGTCTGCGGTTTTTCCTGAATGCGATTGGCGAGACCAATCCGATCCACCATGACGCGGCGGCGGCGCGGGCCGCCGGCTATCGCGATTGCCCCATCCCGCCCACCTATCTGTTCTGCCTGCGGATGCTGGACGCACCCGACCCCTACACTCTGATCGACGATCTCGGCATCGATCTGGGCACTGTGCTGCACGGCGAACAGGGCTTCACCTATCACCAGCCGGTGGTGGCGGGCGACGAGATCCGTTTCATCGCCCGGATTGCCGATATCTTCGACCGCAAGGGCGGCGCCCTTGAGTTTCTGGTCGAGGAAATCCGGGTCGAGCGGGTGTCGGATGGCGCCCATATGGCCGATATCCGACAGGTGACGGTGATCCGGAATCCGATCCCGGGAGGTGCGGCATGA